The genomic segment acccaatatgatatccacttgcaaatgcacagtggaaagaagaaccatcagtgcttggagtgtggcaagagcttccttcATAGAGCAGAACTCCTtaggcatcaaagaacacacaaaGGTGACAAACCTTATCGTGACTCAGACAgtggcaagagcttctcacaCAAATCAGACCTTTTTGAACACAAAATAattcattcaggagagaagccatttatCTGTCCGGAAAGTGGAAGGATGTTCTCTtgtggaagaaaaggaaatgcaCTTTTCCCAAAGTATGGAATAATGGGGGCACATAAATGCTCTtggtgtggaaagaacttcagatacagatcaaagctccttgtgcaccaaaaattacacacaggggagaaacattTTCAGTGCTCAGAgggtggaaagagattcagtcagcgtAGCCAATTTCAGATACATCAAAGGacgcacacaggagagaaaccttttgaatgctcagactgtggaaagagatttagttgcagtggcaatcttcaaaagcatttaagaacgcacacaggggaaaaaccttttgaatgctcagagtgtggaaagagatttagttgcagaggcaatcttcaaaagcatcaaagaacacacacaggggagaaacttttagaatgttcagagtgtggaaagagatttagttgcAGTGGCAGTCTTAAAACGCATtttagaacccacacaggggagaaaccttttgaatgctcagagtgtggaaagagatttagtcgcAGTCACCATCTTCAAagccatcaaagaactcacacaggggagaaaccttttgaatgctcagaatgtggaaagagattcactcaCAATTGCAATCTTCaagggcatctaagaacccacacaggggagaaaccttttgaatgcccagagtgtggaaagagattcagttacagttgcagtcttcaacagcatcgaagaacgcacacaggggagaaaccttttgaatgctcagagtgtggaaagagattcagttacagttgcagtcttcaacagcatcaaagaacccacacaggggagagaccttttgaatgcccagagtgtggaaagagattcagtaagATTGGCCACcttcaactgcatcaaagaacccacacaggggagaaaccttttgaatgctcagagtgtggaaagggatTCAGTCGCAGTTTCACTcttaaacagcatcaaagaacccacacaggggagaaaccttttgaatgctcagagtgtagaaATAGATTTAGTTGCAGTGGTGATCTTCAAAAGCATgcaagaacccacacaggggagaaaccttttgaatgctccgagtgtggaaagagattcagtcgtaGTTTCACTCTTAAACAGcatcaaaaaacacacacaggggagaaaccttttgattgctcagagtgtggaaagagatttagttacagtggcagtcttcaaatgcatttaagaacacacacaggggagaaaccttttgaatgctcagagtgtggaaagagatttcgtTACAGTGGCGGTCTTAAaatgcatttaagaacccacacaggggagaaaccttttgagtgctcagagtgtggaaagaaattccgtTTTAATGGCtatcttcaaatacatcaaagaacccacacaggggagaaaccttttgaatgctcagtgtgtggaaagagattcagtcaaagtggcagtcttcaacagcataaaagaacccacacagggatgaaaccttatgaatgctcagtgtgtgcaAAGAAATTTCGTTTcaatggcaatcttcaacagcatctaagaacccacagaggggagaaaccttttgaatgctcagagtgtggaaagagatttagttgcagtggtactcttcaaaagcatcaaagaacccacacaggggaaaaaccttttcaaTTCTCAGAGTATGGAAACAAATTCAGTCGCAATCTTaaaagagcatcaaagaacccacataGGGGAGAAACCCTTTGAATGCTGAGAGTTTGGATAAAGCTTCAGGCACAGTGGCCATCGTCAAGGGAATCTAAGAACCAACACAATGGAAAAACCATTTTGAATGCACAGTGTAAGGCCCCTGTTCCCTCCTCCAATTTGATCCCCCAACTTCTTTCAGTTTTTTGAAGGTCACTCCCTTGGCCTTAAGTACAATGGGGAGATCTTTGGGATTGGTTTCCGCTTCCACACTCCAGTCATGTATCAGTCTTAAGAAAGGTCAGCTAAAACTGAGTTGACACCTATTggctttctatatatatatatcagtctGTATTGCTCTGCCTGattttctaaccactacatctaaAAAATGGAGACTGGATTTACCAAACTGCATTTCAAATTTAATTGTAACATATATAGTATTGATATACCAGCCAAATTGGTGAAGTAGTTCTTCAGAGCCTGCCCAAATGAGGAATATATCATCCAGATACCTTTTGTGTAGGATAGAATGTTTTCTAAAGAGGTTAACATTCTGAAGAATAAAATTATTCTCCAATCTATCCATAAATAAGTTAGCCAGTTCATAGGCAAGCCTGTGTCCCATGGCTGTACATAAGACTTGcaagtaaaaatatatattttgaaatGGAAAACAATTTTTTGAGGCAAATCTCTACAATTTGTGGGTGGATCCAAATACTCTCTCCTTTCTAGTGTCTCTTGTAATATTTTGATACTTTCTTCCTGTAGAGTATTATTGTACAGGGAGACCACATCCATGGTGACAAACATCATCTCTTCAGTATGTAATTGTATTTTATGTGGTTCAAAAAATCCattgaagcaggtcagtgcctttcagtgactatgctcttagaatcgaccccttcctgagaagatgttatcttattcagtaaGTCACCTAATAAACAGGACACAATTTACTTACAAAAGTAAGACTTTTTATTGTAGTGCTTCAAtctatgtgtgtgtattaagtgccatcaagtcgtttctgactcatggcgaccctatgaatcaatgtcctccaaagtgtcctatccttaacagccttgctcagattttgcaaattgagggccgtggcttcctttatagagtcaatccatctcttgttgggtcttcctcttttcctgctgcctttaacttttcctagcatgattgtcttttccagtgactcttgtcttctcataatatgtccaaagtatgacagccttagtttagtcaatttagcttctagggtcagttcaggcttgatttgatctaaaactttctgatttgttttttgggtggtccagggtatctgtaacactctcccccaacaccacatttcaaaggaatctactttttttcctctcctctcctgttgtcaatgtatgtatgtatgtatatggatACTAAGTCTTCAAAACGTTACGAAAGCTCAAACATTATACGTCTTAAACATATTTCATGTTACAAGTAATCTCTAAAGCAATCTCTATCTTCAATCTCTATATTAGAGtttaaaaccttaaaacagtaatcatattacatttagaaaataaaacagttacagaaatattgtcgaaggctttcacggtcagagttcattggttcttgtaggttatccgggctgtgtgaccgtggtcttggaattttctttcctgacgttttgccagcagctgtggcaggcatcttcagaggaataacactgaggaacagtgtctctcaatgtcaagggtgtagaaagagtaatatatagtcagaagagggttgggtttgagctgagtaattgttttgcaaaagtatcaaaggtaatgtgctaat from the Euleptes europaea isolate rEulEur1 chromosome 1, rEulEur1.hap1, whole genome shotgun sequence genome contains:
- the LOC130488890 gene encoding zinc finger protein ZFP2-like, producing the protein SECGKRFSCSGSLKTHFRTHTGEKPFECSECGKRFSRSHHLQSHQRTHTGEKPFECSECGKRFTHNCNLQGHLRTHTGEKPFECPECGKRFSYSCSLQQHRRTHTGEKPFECSECGKRFSYSCSLQQHQRTHTGERPFECPECGKRFSKIGHLQLHQRTHTGEKPFECSECGKGFSRSFTLKQHQRTHTGEKPFECSECRNRFSCSGDLQKHARTHTGEKPFECSECGKRFSRSFTLKQHQKTHTGEKPFDCSECGKRFSYSGSLQMHLRTHTGEKPFECSECGKRFRYSGGLKMHLRTHTGEKPFECSECGKKFRFNGYLQIHQRTHTGEKPFECSVCGKRFSQSGS